In one window of Rhinopithecus roxellana isolate Shanxi Qingling chromosome 15, ASM756505v1, whole genome shotgun sequence DNA:
- the SLC22A18 gene encoding LOW QUALITY PROTEIN: solute carrier family 22 member 18 (The sequence of the model RefSeq protein was modified relative to this genomic sequence to represent the inferred CDS: deleted 1 base in 1 codon): MQGAWSPRDQVQSPGRMSTLGRSSVILLTYVLAAIELTCLFMQLSVLPYLSRKLGLDSIAFGYLQTTFGVLQLLGGPVFGRFADQRGARAALTLSFLAALALYLLLAAASSPALPGVYLLFASRLPGALMHTLPAAQMVITDLSAPEERPAALGRLGLCFGVGVILGSLLGGTLVSAYGIQCPPILAALATLLGAVLSFTCIPASTKGTKTDTQTPPPGSPRASVFDLKAITSLLRLPDVPRIFLVKVASNFPTGLFMVMFSIISMDFFQLEAAQAGYLMSFFGLLQMVTQGLVIGQLSSRFSEEALLRASVLAFIVVGLAMAWMSSVFHFCLLVPGLVFSLCTLNVVTDSMLTKAVSTSDTGAMLGLCASVQPLLRTLGPTVGGFLYRSFGVPIFGHVQVAINVLVLLVLWRKPMPQRKDKVR; this comes from the exons ATGCAGGGAGCTTGGTCTCCCAGGGACCAGGTCCAGTCCCCCGGCAGGATGAGCACTCTAGGCCGGTCCTCAGTCATCCTGCTCACCTACGTGCTGGCTGCCATAGAACTTACCTGCCTCTTCATGCAGCTCTCCGTCTTGCCA TACCTGTCTCGGAAACTGGGCCTGGATTCCATTGCCTTTGGCTACCTGCAAACCACCTTTGGGGTGCTGCAGCTGCTGGGCGGCCCGGTGTTTGGCAG GTTCGCAGATCAGCGCGGGGCGCGGGCGGCGCTCACGCTCTCTTTCCTGGCTGCCTTGGCGCTCTACCTGCTCCTGGCGGCCGCCTCCAGCCCGGCCCTGCCCGGGGTCTACCTGCTCTTCGCCTCGCGGCTGCCCGGAGCGCTCATGCACACGCTGCCAG CTGCCCAGATGGTCATCACGGATCTGTCTGCACCTGAGGAGCGGCCCGCGGCCCTGGGCCGGCTCGGCCTCTGCTTCGGCGTCGGCGTCATCCTCGGCTCCCTGCTGGGCGGGACCCTGGTCTCCGCGTACGG GATTCAGTGCCCACCCATCCTGGCTGCCCTGGCCACCCTCCTGGGAGCTGTCCTCAGCTTCACCTGCATCCCCGCCAGCACCAAAGGGACCAAAACTGACACTCAGACTCCACCGCCAG GCAGCCCCCGGGCCAGTGTGTTTGACCTGAAGGCCATCACCTCCCTGCTGCGGCTGCCAGATGTCCCAAGGATCTTCCTGGTCAAGGTGGCCTCGAACTTCCCCACAG GGCTCTTCATGGTCATGTTCTCCATCATCTCCATGGACTTCTTCCAGCTGGAGGCCGCCCAAGCTGGCTACCTCATGTCCTTCTTCGGGCTCCTCCAGATG GTGACCCAGGGCCTGGTCATCGGACAGCTGAGCAGCCGCTTCTCGGAGGAGGCGCTGCTCCGGGCCAGCGTGCTGGCCTTCATCGTGGTGGGACTGGCCATG GCCTGGATGTCCAGCGTcttccacttctgcctcctggtgcCCGGCCTGGTGTTCAGCCTCTGCACACTCAATGTGGTCACCGACAGCATGCTGACCAAGGCCGTCTCCACCTCGGACACAG GGGCCATGCTGGGCCTCTGCGCCTCTGTGCAGCCACTGCTCCGAACGCTGGGGCCCACCGTCGGCGGCTTCCTGTACCGCAGCTTTGGCGTCCCTATCTTCGGCCAC GTGCAGGTTGCTATCAATGTCCTTGTCCTCCTGGTCCTCTGGAGGAAACCTATGCCCCAGAGGAAGGACAAAGTCCGGTGA
- the PHLDA2 gene encoding pleckstrin homology-like domain family A member 2, with amino-acid sequence MKSPDEVLREGELEKRSDSLFQLWKKKRGVLTSDRLSLFPASPRARPKELRFHSILKVDCVERTGKYVYFTIVTTDHKEIDFRCAGESCWNAAIALALIDFQNRRALQDFRSRQERTAPAALAAPAEAAEAAVAAAPSEPSGPSPQPKPRTP; translated from the coding sequence ATGAAGTCCCCCGACGAGGTGCTACGCGAGGGCGAGCTGGAGAAGCGCAGCGACAGCCTCTTCCAGCTATGGAAGAAGAAGCGCGGCGTGCTCACCTCCGACCGCCTGAGCCTGTTCCCCGCCAGCCCCCGCGCGCGCCCCAAGGAGCTGCGCTTCCACTCCATCCTCAAGGTGGACTGCGTGGAGCGCACCGGCAAGTACGTGTACTTCACCATCGTCACCACGGACCACAAGGAGATCGACTTCCGCTGCGCGGGCGAGAGCTGCTGGAACGCGGCCATCGCGCTGGCGCTCATCGATTTCCAGAACCGCCGCGCCCTGCAGGACTTTCGCAGCCGCCAGGAACGCACCGCACCCGCCGCGCTCGCCGCACCCGCCGAGGCCGCCGAGGCCGCCGTGGCCGCCGCACCCTCCGAGCCCTCCGGGCCATCTCCGCAGCCCAAGCCCCGCACGCCATGA